A single window of Mangifera indica cultivar Alphonso chromosome 18, CATAS_Mindica_2.1, whole genome shotgun sequence DNA harbors:
- the LOC123202342 gene encoding actin-depolymerizing factor 2, which produces MANAASGMAVHDDCKLKFLELKAKRTHRFIVFKIEEKQKQVIVEKLGEPTQSYEDFTAALPADECRYAVYDFDFLTPENVQKSRIFFIAWSPDTSRVRSKMIYASSKDRFKRELDGIQVELQATDPTEMGLDVFRSRAN; this is translated from the exons ATG GCCAATGCAGCGTCTGGTATGGCTGTGCATGATGACTGCAAGTTAAAGTTTCTGGAGCTCAAGGCAAAAAGAACTCATAGATTCATAGTTTTCAAGATTGAGGAGAAACAGAAGCAAGTTATTGTGGAGAAGCTTGGTGAGCCAACTCAGAGCTATGAGGATTTCACCGCAGCCCTTCCAGCTGATGAATGCCGTTATGCTGtctatgattttgattttctgACCCCAGAGAATGTTCAGAAAAGCAGGATCTTCTTTATCGCATG GTCCCCTGATACATCAAGGGTCAGAAGCAAGATGATCTATGCAAGCTCAAAAGACAGATTTAAGAGAGAACTTGATGGAATTCAGGTAGAGTTGCAAGCAACTGATCCAACTGAGATGGGTCTTGATGTCTTTAGAAGCCGTGCCAACTGA
- the LOC123202011 gene encoding arginine biosynthesis bifunctional protein ArgJ, chloroplastic: MHSCIIQYVPVKLPHLFAPKMTTSFGSSQRDNRVCAVSSSLKEASKYIPAAPILLPEGPWKQIPGGVTAAEGFNAAGIFGGLRAKGEKPDLALVTCDVDAISAGAFTTNVVAAAPVIYCKKALNISKTARAVLINAGQANAATGDAGYQDVVECANTVAMLLKMKPEEVLIESTGVVGQRIKKDALLNSLPRLVNSLSSSAEGADSAAVAITTTDLVRKSVAVESQVGGKIIRVGGMAKGSGMIHPNMATMLGVVTTDALVNSDVWRKMVQVAVNRSFNQITVDGDTSTNDTVIALASGLSGASRISSVNCNEAMQLQACLDAVMQGLAKSIAWDGEGATCLIEVTVIGADSEVESAKIARAVASSSLVKAAVYGRDPNWGRIACAAGYAGISFDLNKLRIMLGDILLMDGGQPLPFDRVAASNYLKKAGEIHGTVTIHISVGDGPGNGRAWGCDLSYDYVKINAEYTT, encoded by the exons ATGCATTCGTGTATTATCCAGTACGTTCCTGTAAAACTCCCGCATTTATTTGCTCCCAAG ATGACGACTTCATTTGGTTCGTCTCAACGAGATAATAGAGTTTGTGCCGTTTCATCGAGCTTGAAAGAGGCGTCAAAGTACATACCAGCTGCTCCTATTTTACTGCCTGAAGGACCATGGAAGCAA ATTCCTGGTGGAGTTACTGCAGCAGAGGGGTTTAATGCTGCAGGTATTTTTGGAGGGCTGCGTGCCAAAGGAGAGAAACCAGATCTGGCACTTGTTACTTGTGATGTTGATGCGATATCTGCAG GGGCATTCACTACAAATGTGGTTGCTGCTGCACCAGTTATATACTGCAAAAAAGCATTGAACATTTCAAAAACG GCTCGTGCAGTGTTAATAAATGCTGGTCAAGCCAATGCAGCAACG GGTGATGCTGGCTACCAGGACGTTGTAGAATGTGCCAACACTGTTGCTATG CTACTAAAAATGAAGCCAGAGGAAGTTTTAATTGAATCCACTGGTGTAGTTGGTCAACGAATAAAGAAG GATGCACTTCTAAACTCGCTTCCAAGATTAGTTAATTCACTTTCATCTTCTGCTGAGGG GGCAGATTCAGCAGCTGTGGCAATAACGACAACTGACCTCGTGAGGAAGAGTGTTGCAGTTGAATCTCAG GTTGGAGGGAAAATTATACGAGTTGGGGGAATGGCAAAAGGTTCTGGGATGATTCACCCAAATATGGCTACCATGCTTGGT GTTGTAACCACTGATGCACTTGTTAATTCTGATGTATGGAGAAAAATGGTGCAAGTAGCTGTTAACCGGAGTTTTAACCAAATTACT GTGGATGGAGATACTAGTACCAATGATACTGTCATTGCTTTGGCCAGTGGATTATCTGGGGCAAGCAGAATATCTTCAGTTAACTGTAATGAGGCTATGCAACTTCAAGCGTGCCTTGATGCA GTAATGCAAGGTCTTGCCAAATCTATAGCTTGGGATGGAGAAGGAGCGACTTGCTTAATTGAG GTCACAGTAATTGGTGCTGATAGTGAGGTTGAATCAGCAAAGATTGCACGGGCAGTTGCGTCGTCTTCTCTTGTAAAG GCTGCTGTATATGGTAGAGATCCAAATTGGGGACGCATTGCATGTGCTGCAGGATATGCTGGGATTTCTTTTGACCTGAATAAGCTGCGGATAATGCTTGGGGATATTTTACTCATGGATGGTGGGCAACCGCTTCCTTTTGACAG GGTCGCAGCTAGCAACTATCTCAAGAAGGCTGGTGAGATCCATGGTACTGTAACAATCCACATATCCGTCG GTGATGGACCTGGAAACGGGCGAGCGTGGGGCTGCGACTTAAGTTACGATTATGTGAAAATAAACGCAGAATACACAACATag
- the LOC123202320 gene encoding uncharacterized protein LOC123202320 — protein MDIGFLCGEEKSNSLSNLVNSLNDGLGGSSQTQDSCEQNTSEGDGISDVEGALGDLKLDKAKSSSKNLFKYPSCPVPAKISNSGTSDEQDEDEELNIALRQLFSEESTRVPYCRSLSLPTPLKLVSAMKGSREREGGSPRKLNVKWAPDVYDPPPTIVSHTVNRSRKQQRFKKDERKKQRSGKKGQRGNSSHGGGKDKKQLRKNAGSSDKVLKSMDIRDRVLELSGDHKDFDIGSPESYCGSIFRKQSLSKLHYSVAEAL, from the exons ATGGACATTGGCTTTTTGTGTGGTGAGGAGAAATCAAATTCTTTGAGCAATTTGGTAAATAGCCTAAATGACGGCCTTGGTGGATCTTCGCAAACTCAGGATTCTTGTGAACAGAATACATCTGAGGGAGATGGTATCAGTGATGTTGAGGGGGCGCTTGGAGACCTGAAACTGGACAAGGCTAAATCTAGTTCGAAGAACTTGTTCAAGTACCCTAGTTGTCCCGTACCTGCTAAGATTTCAAATTCTGGTACTTCTGATGAacaagatgaggatgaagaacTTAACATAGCCTTGCGGCAACTGTTTTCTGAAGAGTCTACACGTGTGCCCTATTGCCGCTCACTATCTTTGCCT ACTCCTTTGAAGCTTGTGTCTGCTATGAAAGGCAGCCGAGAGAGAGAGGGCGGATCACCGAGGAAACTGAACGTGAAGTGGGCTCCTGATGTGTATGATCCTCCACCAACAATAGTATCCCACACCGTTAATAGAAGCAGGAAGCAACAGAGGTTCAAGAAAGACgaaagaaagaaacagagaAGTGGAAAGAAGGGGCAGAGAGGCAACTCTTCGCACGGCGGTGGCAAAGATAAGAAGCAATTGCGGAAAAATGCTGGGAGTTCAGACAAGGTTTTAAAATCAATGGACATTCGTGATAGAGTACTTGAGCTTTCTGGTGACCACAAAGACTTTGACATTGGCAGCCCCGAGTCCTACTGTGGCAGCATATTCCGCAAACAATCACTCAGCAAGCTGCATTACTCAGTTGCTGAGGCGTTATGA
- the LOC123202012 gene encoding organelle RRM domain-containing protein 2, mitochondrial, whose translation MAFASSFRRVLSSGSSILQSQLATTRFNSTLTSPKLFVSGLSRLTTDEKLKEAFSSFGQLVDAKVITDRVSGRSKGFGFVTYTTIEEAEQAREGMNAKFLDGWVIFVDPAKPREVRPPPPRQPESQPSETGFRVNKTIGWSG comes from the exons ATGGCGTTCGCTTCCAGTTTTCGTCGCGTTCTCAGCTCTGGCTCTTCTATTCTCCAATCTCAACTTGCGACCACTCGTTTCAATTCAACTCTAACCAGCCCTAAACTCTTCGTCAGTG GTTTATCAAGACTTACAACTGATGAAAAACTTAAGGAGGCATTTTCTTCATTTGGCCAGCTTGTTGATG CAAAAGTTATAACAGACAGAGTGTCTGGAAGATCAAAGGGGTTTGGTTTTGTTACCTATACGACCATAGAGGAAGCTGAGCAGGCAAGAGAAGGAATGAACGCAAAGTTCTTGGATGGATGGGTTATTTTTGTTGACCCTGCCAAACCAAGGGAGGTGAGACCACCTCCTCCTCGTCAACCAGAATCGCAACCCTCTGAGACAGGTTTCAGAGTAAACAAGACTATTGGATGGTCTGGATGA